A genomic stretch from Streptococcus oralis includes:
- the tsaE gene encoding tRNA (adenosine(37)-N6)-threonylcarbamoyltransferase complex ATPase subunit type 1 TsaE: protein MYTKNEEELINLGERLGTLLQKNDVLILSGELGAGKTTFTKGLAKGLGIRQMIKSPTYTIVREYEGRLPLYHLDVYRIEGDADSIDLDEFLFGDGVTVIEWGHLLGEDLPDSYLELELLKEAEGRRLYFSAQGPRAEELIKELQDGV from the coding sequence ATGTACACAAAAAATGAAGAAGAGCTGATCAATCTGGGAGAACGCTTAGGGACCTTGCTCCAAAAAAATGATGTTTTGATCTTGTCTGGGGAATTGGGTGCTGGTAAAACAACCTTTACCAAGGGTCTTGCCAAGGGCTTGGGTATTCGTCAGATGATCAAAAGTCCAACTTACACCATCGTGAGAGAGTATGAGGGTCGCCTTCCGCTCTACCACTTGGATGTCTATCGGATTGAGGGGGATGCTGATTCGATTGACTTGGATGAGTTTCTCTTTGGTGATGGTGTGACCGTTATAGAGTGGGGACATCTTTTGGGTGAGGATTTGCCAGATTCCTACTTGGAATTGGAACTCTTGAAAGAGGCTGAGGGTCGTCGCCTCTATTTTTCCGCTCAGGGTCCTCGTGCTGAGGAATTGATTAAGGAGCTTCAAGATGGAGTATGA
- a CDS encoding GNAT family N-acetyltransferase, producing MEYELCIREAEAHDAAALVAFLDLVGQETDFTSLDENGILMTESEMALFIEKQATSDNQITLLAFLNDEIAGVLNITAEQRIRIRHIGDIFLVIQRKFWNHGLGSMLLEEGIEWAKTSGVLHRLQLSVQKRNEAAIHLYSKFGFVTEGLQERGAYLEEGIFLDVYLMGRLIDK from the coding sequence ATGGAGTATGAACTTTGTATTCGTGAGGCTGAAGCTCATGATGCAGCTGCTTTGGTTGCATTCTTGGATCTAGTTGGTCAGGAGACAGATTTCACCAGTTTGGATGAAAATGGTATCCTGATGACAGAATCTGAAATGGCTCTTTTTATTGAAAAGCAAGCGACTTCAGATAACCAAATCACTCTCCTAGCCTTCCTGAATGATGAAATTGCAGGTGTTTTGAACATCACGGCAGAGCAGCGTATACGGATTCGCCACATCGGGGATATCTTTTTGGTCATCCAAAGGAAGTTTTGGAATCATGGCTTAGGAAGCATGCTCCTTGAAGAAGGTATTGAGTGGGCTAAAACTAGTGGAGTTTTGCATCGGTTGCAGCTCAGTGTACAAAAGCGCAACGAGGCAGCTATCCACCTCTATTCAAAATTTGGATTTGTTACAGAAGGCTTACAAGAAAGAGGAGCCTATTTAGAAGAAGGGATATTTTTAGACGTTTACCTGATGGGTAGACTGATAGATAAGTGA
- the brpA gene encoding biofilm formation/cell division transcriptional regulator BrpA — translation MVKKIIGMVLGFLAVTVVGVGIYGYTIYQQGTETLSKKTYKKIGEETNVIEATEPLTILLMGVDTGNVERTDPWAGNSDSMILLTVNPKTKKTTMMSLERDILTKIETGNGQVQEAKLNAAYANGGAELAISTIQKMMNIHIDRYVMVNMQGLQQLVDAVGGITINNKLGFPISIADQEEFNKISIGVGEQTLNGEEALVYSRMRYQDPEGDYGRQKRQREVIQKIMEKVLSLNSISHYQAILKALSDNMQTNVDLSASSIPQLLGYQDSFKNIETHQLRGEDAELQGISYQIVTREHMLEMQNLLRRSLGREDVAELETNAVLYENLYGRTAPSTNASNEEIE, via the coding sequence ATGGTAAAAAAAATAATCGGAATGGTGCTGGGTTTCCTAGCAGTGACAGTCGTAGGTGTAGGAATTTATGGCTACACAATCTACCAGCAGGGAACTGAAACCCTAAGTAAAAAAACTTATAAGAAAATTGGTGAAGAAACCAACGTTATCGAAGCGACAGAGCCTTTAACTATTCTCTTGATGGGGGTGGATACGGGAAATGTGGAACGTACAGACCCCTGGGCGGGAAATAGTGATTCTATGATTCTCTTGACGGTTAATCCCAAAACCAAGAAAACCACTATGATGAGTTTGGAACGGGACATTTTGACCAAGATTGAGACTGGAAACGGTCAAGTTCAGGAAGCAAAACTCAATGCTGCCTATGCCAATGGCGGTGCGGAACTTGCAATTTCTACTATTCAAAAGATGATGAATATCCACATTGACCGCTATGTGATGGTCAACATGCAAGGACTCCAGCAATTGGTGGATGCAGTTGGGGGGATCACCATCAACAATAAACTCGGTTTTCCAATTTCGATTGCTGACCAAGAAGAGTTTAATAAGATTTCTATTGGTGTTGGAGAACAAACCTTGAATGGTGAGGAAGCCTTGGTGTATTCGCGGATGCGTTACCAAGACCCTGAAGGTGACTATGGTCGTCAAAAACGTCAACGTGAAGTCATTCAAAAGATTATGGAAAAGGTCTTGAGCCTCAATAGTATCAGTCATTATCAAGCGATCCTAAAAGCGCTTAGTGATAATATGCAGACAAATGTTGATTTGTCTGCCTCCAGTATCCCACAACTACTTGGTTACCAAGATTCCTTTAAAAACATCGAAACTCATCAACTTCGTGGTGAAGATGCCGAGTTGCAAGGAATCTCTTACCAAATCGTAACGAGAGAGCATATGCTAGAAATGCAAAATCTCTTGCGTCGTTCCCTAGGGAGAGAGGATGTAGCAGAGTTGGAGACCAACGCTGTTCTGTATGAAAATCTTTATGGTCGAACAGCACCTTCCACAAATGCCTCAAACGAAGAGATAGAATAA
- a CDS encoding competence/damage-inducible protein A, translated as MKAEIIAVGTEILTGQIVNTNAQFLSEKLAEIGVDVYFQTAVGDNEARLMSLLEIASSRSNLVILTGGLGPTEDDLTKQTLAKFLGKNLVFDPQAQEKLDIFFAHRPDYARTPNNERQAQIVEGATPLPNETGLAVGGVLEVDGVTYVVLPGPPSELKPMVLNQLLPKLMTGAKLYSRVLRFFGIGESQLVTILADLIDNQTDPTLAPYAKTGEVTLRLSTKAVSQEKANQALDILENQILDRQTFEGISLRNICYGYGEETSLASVVVEELKKRQKSITAAESLTAGLFQATLADFSGVSAIFNGGFVTYSLEEKSKMLEIAEQELKEHGVVSEFTARKMAEQARLKTQSDYGVSLTGVAGPDSLEGHPAGTVFIGLAHAKGTEVIKANIAGRSRADVRQIAVMHAFNLVRKALLSD; from the coding sequence ATGAAAGCAGAAATCATTGCTGTAGGAACGGAAATTTTAACAGGGCAGATCGTCAATACCAACGCCCAGTTTTTATCAGAAAAGCTAGCAGAAATTGGAGTAGATGTCTACTTCCAAACAGCTGTCGGAGATAATGAAGCGCGTCTCATGTCCTTGCTAGAGATTGCGAGCTCGCGTAGCAATCTTGTGATTTTGACAGGTGGCTTGGGACCAACCGAGGATGATTTGACCAAACAAACTCTGGCTAAATTTTTGGGAAAAAATCTAGTGTTTGACCCTCAAGCGCAAGAGAAATTAGATATCTTTTTTGCTCATAGACCTGACTATGCTCGGACACCGAATAATGAGCGCCAAGCCCAAATTGTAGAAGGGGCGACTCCACTGCCAAATGAGACAGGTTTAGCAGTAGGAGGGGTGTTGGAAGTGGATGGTGTGACCTACGTGGTTCTCCCAGGACCTCCTAGTGAGTTGAAACCTATGGTCTTAAATCAACTCTTACCTAAGTTAATGACTGGTGCCAAGTTGTACTCACGAGTGCTCCGTTTCTTTGGGATTGGTGAAAGTCAGTTGGTGACCATTTTAGCGGATTTGATTGATAATCAAACCGACCCGACCTTGGCTCCGTATGCCAAAACGGGAGAGGTGACCTTGCGCTTGTCTACAAAAGCAGTCAGTCAAGAAAAGGCCAATCAAGCATTGGACATCTTGGAAAATCAAATCTTAGATCGCCAGACTTTCGAGGGAATTTCTCTACGAAACATCTGTTATGGATATGGGGAAGAAACCAGCCTAGCAAGTGTCGTTGTAGAAGAACTAAAGAAGAGACAGAAAAGCATTACTGCGGCAGAAAGCTTGACAGCAGGCCTCTTTCAAGCGACATTAGCAGACTTTTCAGGTGTTTCAGCTATCTTTAATGGTGGTTTTGTCACTTACAGTCTAGAAGAAAAGTCCAAGATGCTGGAAATTGCCGAGCAAGAGCTAAAAGAGCACGGGGTCGTTTCTGAGTTTACAGCTCGAAAAATGGCAGAGCAGGCACGGCTCAAGACTCAGTCTGATTATGGAGTCAGTTTGACAGGTGTGGCAGGGCCAGATAGCCTAGAGGGTCATCCAGCTGGGACGGTCTTTATTGGCTTGGCACATGCAAAAGGGACAGAGGTTATCAAGGCCAATATCGCAGGAAGAAGTCGAGCAGATGTTCGTCAGATTGCGGTTATGCATGCCTTTAACCTAGTTCGCAAGGCTTTATTAAGTGACTAA
- the recA gene encoding recombinase RecA — protein sequence MAKKPTKKLDEIGKKFGADREKALNDALKLIEKDFGKGSIMRLGERAEQKVQVMSSGSLALDIALGSGGYPKGRIIEIYGPESSGKTTVALHAVAQAQKEGGIAAFIDAEHALDPAYAAALGVNIDELLLSQPDSGEQGLEIAGKLIDSGAVDLVVIDSVAALVPRAEIDGDIGDSHVGLQARMMSQAMRKLGASINKTKTIAIFINQLREKVGVMFGNPETTPGGRALKFYASVRLDVRGSTQIKGTGDQKDTNVGKETKIKVVKNKVAPPFKEAFVEIMYGEGISKTGELLKIASDLDIIKKAGAWYSYKDEKIGQGSENAKKYLADHPEVFDEIDHQVRVQYGLIEDEEGTTSTSVAEDLAPNQEVTLDLGDGLEIEIEE from the coding sequence ATGGCGAAAAAACCAACAAAAAAATTAGATGAAATTGGGAAAAAATTTGGAGCGGATCGTGAAAAAGCCTTGAACGATGCTCTTAAACTGATTGAAAAAGACTTCGGTAAAGGCTCAATCATGCGTTTGGGCGAGCGTGCGGAGCAAAAAGTGCAAGTCATGAGTTCAGGCTCATTGGCTCTGGACATTGCCCTTGGTTCAGGTGGTTATCCTAAAGGACGTATCATCGAAATCTACGGACCAGAATCATCTGGTAAGACAACGGTTGCCCTTCACGCTGTTGCGCAAGCACAGAAAGAAGGTGGTATCGCAGCCTTTATCGATGCGGAACATGCCCTTGATCCAGCCTATGCAGCAGCCCTTGGTGTGAACATTGACGAATTACTCTTGTCACAACCAGACTCAGGAGAGCAAGGTCTTGAAATTGCTGGAAAATTGATTGACTCAGGTGCAGTTGACCTTGTCGTTATCGACTCGGTTGCGGCCCTTGTACCTCGTGCAGAAATTGATGGGGATATTGGAGACAGTCACGTTGGTTTGCAGGCTCGTATGATGAGCCAGGCCATGCGTAAACTCGGAGCTTCTATCAATAAAACTAAAACAATTGCCATCTTTATCAACCAATTGCGTGAAAAAGTTGGGGTCATGTTTGGAAATCCAGAAACAACACCTGGTGGACGTGCTCTGAAATTCTATGCTTCAGTCCGTTTGGATGTTCGTGGAAGCACACAAATCAAGGGAACTGGTGACCAAAAAGATACCAATGTCGGTAAGGAAACCAAGATCAAGGTCGTGAAAAACAAGGTGGCTCCACCATTTAAGGAAGCCTTTGTTGAAATCATGTACGGAGAAGGTATTTCTAAGACCGGTGAGCTCTTGAAGATTGCAAGTGATTTGGATATCATCAAAAAAGCAGGAGCTTGGTACTCTTACAAGGATGAAAAGATCGGTCAGGGTTCTGAAAATGCTAAGAAATACTTGGCAGATCACCCAGAAGTCTTTGATGAGATTGACCATCAAGTTCGTGTTCAATATGGCTTGATTGAAGATGAAGAAGGGACAACTTCTACTTCTGTCGCAGAAGATCTAGCACCTAACCAAGAAGTAACACTTGACCTAGGCGATGGACTTGAAATCGAAATTGAAGAATAA
- a CDS encoding GNAT family N-acetyltransferase, giving the protein MSLTSQLITDAFPDLDKVEKLNKEAFPEEERVPLSEFLRYQDRDDAHFFAFYNQEEFVGFAFSISNQKAFYISFFAIMPHLRSHGYGKEIIEKLTDFYQRTMLLEVERLDEECDNLEQRKARMDFYRQNGFKTANAFLEYDDLSFEILYRGDHFDEEAYRDIFQKLQDEHYFDFHIEYRRFSDH; this is encoded by the coding sequence ATGAGTTTGACCAGTCAATTAATAACCGATGCATTTCCAGATCTTGATAAGGTTGAAAAGCTAAACAAGGAAGCTTTCCCCGAGGAAGAACGAGTCCCTCTGTCTGAGTTCTTGCGCTATCAGGACCGAGATGACGCCCACTTTTTTGCCTTTTATAACCAAGAAGAGTTTGTCGGCTTTGCCTTCTCCATCTCCAATCAAAAAGCCTTCTATATCAGCTTTTTTGCCATCATGCCCCACTTGAGGAGCCATGGATACGGAAAGGAAATCATCGAAAAGCTGACAGATTTTTACCAGCGAACCATGTTGCTGGAAGTCGAGCGCTTGGATGAAGAATGCGATAACTTGGAGCAGAGAAAGGCTCGCATGGATTTCTATCGCCAAAATGGCTTTAAAACAGCCAACGCTTTTCTAGAGTACGATGATCTGAGTTTTGAAATCCTCTACCGTGGCGACCATTTTGACGAAGAAGCCTATCGCGACATCTTCCAAAAGTTACAGGATGAACATTATTTTGACTTTCACATCGAATACCGTCGTTTTAGTGATCATTAG
- a CDS encoding MATE family efflux transporter has product MNKKRTVDLIHGPILPSLLSFAFPILLSNIFQQLYNTADVLIVGRFLGQDSLAAVGATTAIFDLIIGFTLGVGNGMGIVIARYYGARNFTKIKEAVAATWILGTLLSIVVMLLGFLGLYPLLQYLDTPAEILPQSYQYISMIVTCVGVSFAYNLFAGLLRSIGDSLAALGFLIFSALVNVVLDLYFITQLHLGVQSAGLATIISQGLSAILCFYYIRKSVPELLPSLKHFKWNKALYADLLEQGLAMGLMSSIVSIGSVILQSSVNTFGAVIISAQTAARRIMAFALLPMTAISASMTTFASQNLGAKRPDRIVQGLRIGSRLSMSWAVFVCVFLFFASPTLVSFLATSTDGYLVENGSLYLQISSAFYPILSLLLIYRNCLQGLGQKILPLVSSFIELIGKIAFVVLIIPWAGYKGVILCEPLIWVAMTIQLYFSLFRHPLIKEGKAILATKVSS; this is encoded by the coding sequence ATGAATAAGAAACGAACAGTGGACCTGATACATGGTCCTATTCTTCCTTCGCTCTTGAGTTTTGCCTTTCCAATCTTGCTGTCCAATATTTTCCAGCAGCTCTATAACACTGCTGATGTCTTGATTGTTGGGCGTTTTCTTGGACAAGATTCTTTGGCTGCGGTTGGGGCAACAACTGCCATTTTTGATTTGATTATAGGCTTTACACTTGGTGTTGGCAATGGAATGGGGATTGTCATTGCCCGCTATTATGGGGCTCGGAATTTCACCAAAATCAAGGAAGCAGTAGCAGCCACCTGGATTTTAGGAACTCTGTTGAGTATTGTAGTTATGCTACTGGGCTTTCTTGGTTTGTATCCTCTCTTGCAATACTTAGATACCCCTGCAGAAATCCTTCCTCAGTCCTATCAATATATATCTATGATTGTGACCTGTGTCGGTGTCAGCTTTGCATATAATCTTTTTGCAGGCTTGTTGAGGTCCATTGGGGACAGTCTAGCAGCCCTTGGCTTTCTGATTTTCTCTGCTTTGGTTAATGTGGTTCTGGATCTCTATTTCATTACGCAACTGCATCTGGGAGTTCAATCTGCGGGCCTTGCTACCATCATTTCGCAGGGGCTATCAGCGATACTCTGTTTCTACTATATCCGCAAGAGTGTTCCAGAACTTCTTCCTAGTCTCAAGCATTTCAAATGGAACAAGGCCTTATATGCAGATCTCTTAGAGCAGGGGTTAGCTATGGGCTTGATGAGTTCCATTGTGTCTATCGGTAGTGTGATTTTACAATCTTCTGTTAATACCTTTGGTGCAGTGATTATTAGTGCCCAGACGGCAGCTCGACGCATTATGGCCTTTGCCCTTCTTCCTATGACTGCTATTTCTGCCTCGATGACGACCTTTGCTTCTCAGAATTTGGGTGCCAAGCGACCAGACCGCATTGTTCAAGGACTTCGAATCGGCAGTCGTTTAAGTATGTCCTGGGCAGTCTTTGTTTGTGTCTTCCTCTTTTTTGCCAGTCCTACCTTAGTTTCCTTCTTGGCGACTTCGACGGATGGATACTTAGTAGAAAATGGTAGCCTCTACCTGCAAATCAGCTCAGCCTTTTATCCCATTTTGAGCCTCTTGTTGATTTATCGCAATTGCTTGCAGGGCTTGGGGCAAAAGATCCTTCCCTTAGTTTCTAGCTTTATTGAACTAATCGGAAAAATCGCTTTTGTGGTCTTGATTATTCCTTGGGCGGGCTATAAGGGTGTTATCCTTTGCGAACCTCTAATCTGGGTTGCCATGACCATCCAACTGTACTTCTCACTGTTCCGTCATCCTTTGATAAAAGAAGGCAAGGCCATCTTGGCAACTAAAGTATCATCCTAG
- a CDS encoding YebC/PmpR family DNA-binding transcriptional regulator encodes MGRKWANIVAKKTAKDGANSKVYAKFGVEIYVAAKKGDPDPESNTALKFVIDRAKQAQVPKHVIDKAIDKAKGNTDETFTEGRYEGFGPNGSMLIVDTLTSNVNRTAANVRAAFGKNGGNMGASGSVSYLFDNKGVIVFAGEDADAVFEQLLEADVDVDDVEAEEGTITVYTAPTDLHKAIVALRESGIEEFQVTELEMIPQSEVELSGDDLETFEKLYSVLEDDEDVQKIYTNVDGF; translated from the coding sequence ATGGGACGTAAATGGGCCAATATCGTAGCCAAGAAAACGGCTAAAGATGGAGCTAACTCTAAAGTATATGCAAAATTTGGTGTAGAAATCTATGTAGCAGCTAAAAAAGGTGATCCAGACCCAGAATCAAACACTGCCTTGAAATTCGTTATCGACCGTGCCAAACAAGCCCAAGTGCCAAAACACGTTATCGATAAAGCGATTGATAAAGCAAAAGGAAATACAGACGAAACCTTTACAGAAGGACGTTACGAAGGTTTTGGACCAAACGGTTCTATGTTGATTGTTGATACCTTGACTTCTAACGTTAACCGTACTGCAGCCAATGTCCGTGCTGCTTTTGGTAAAAACGGCGGAAACATGGGTGCTTCAGGTTCGGTTTCATACCTTTTTGACAACAAGGGTGTTATCGTATTTGCGGGAGAAGATGCTGATGCGGTCTTTGAACAATTGCTAGAAGCAGATGTTGATGTGGACGATGTAGAAGCAGAAGAAGGAACAATCACTGTTTACACAGCTCCAACTGACCTTCACAAGGCTATCGTTGCCCTTCGTGAGTCAGGTATTGAAGAATTCCAAGTGACTGAATTGGAAATGATTCCTCAGTCAGAAGTGGAATTGTCAGGTGATGACCTTGAAACCTTTGAAAAACTTTACAGCGTTCTTGAAGACGACGAAGACGTACAAAAGATCTACACAAACGTAGATGGATTCTAA